ttcctatacaagttagcccttaagtgcgatctcacctggtggtaagtgatgatgcagtctaagatggtagcgggctaacctggaaggggtatggtagtttcatTACACCCATACGAACGGTCGGTTTAGGTATCGCAtcggaacgctgaatcgcttggcagcacggctttcacagtagggtggtaactagccatggccgaagcctgccaccagaccagacaaaTAATAGATTCCCAAACTGCCGCTGCCGGGATCGAACCTGTGAACCGACTATAAGGCCACAGCGTTtatcactgcgccaggaaggtcgtTGAAAGGTATTTATGGTCTACCTTCTAGATGATGCTCTTCAATAATgatggtgccaacgggactctactaaccctccgctatccgtccgtctgtctgtcattgggctgtatctcatgaaccgtaacagTCTCCTAAAAGTTAAGAGTTgcatgcccaggatcgaaccccagacttGCCGAATAGGGGGCCGATGTATTAAGGTCGCAGCTCATTTACACCGTTCCCACACAACACACGCCCCGCCTCAAATCGAAGTGACCGCTAGTTGTCCACGCGATGACAGCTAGCAGTACAGCGTCTCCCTACTGCGCTCGTTACAACTTGCTCGAGTGGCCCGCACGCTGTAGACCCGTGGGCACCTCGCTTGAAGCGCGTAGTGAGCGAAATGTCCAACCATCGAGTGGCTAGATTGTtacttcaaaattcaaaatatttttattaaattagacttttaccagtaagtacttttgaatcgtcaagagcatctatctaccactggttcggaatgcctttcttaccgagaagaaccagcaagaaactcggcggttgctctttataAAACTCTCActataaaatgtatgtacagaATACGACTTTAAActaatatttgaatatttattcttttaccATGCGGGAGCTGTGTCGTGTACAAGTGAGCTACGACCTTTGATCACAATGCTATCACCACTATCTATttctatatattttgtttttttatattatattacagatGCCGCAACACGTAAGTACTAAAACATACGAAAGTGAATTCCTTACACAGAATGTGACCAAAGTTCGAACATTCATCTTAGAAAATTGGAGGGTCTCAAAATTGGAGAGTAAGACTTCAAgcatgatatacctacctagttctaCAGGTAATGGATGAacaaagattaaaataaaataaaaatatttaaaaaaccaacttccaaaaccactacaaagttaaaaaaaaattgtttctacacgtgtatttgtatgaagtcgggcgagcatgATAAATGAAATTAGAAATCTAAGCGTGAAGCTCGCCGGACTTCATACAGAAATACACGTGGTCGGTTTTTTGATgcatttaatagtttttgatttatcgtgcgaaatgtcggaaataatacccgagtacggaaccctcggtgcgcgagtccgactcgcacttggccggccgGTTAAAGTGGCCGAgttttgtgttttgctggtATTTTTAGtcgtggaactgactgggaagcgctctagaggggtgccgcgcgtgtgtcggcgagcgccggcacagacaaggtccatacttatatagtttccctaacttgtaaataactacaaacttgacattggctaatctttgtaaagccagacgagagagaaaaaaaaactatcccGTCCTATTATTTTTAGGCGGTGCCGCACCAGATCTGGAAGGTTTAAGCGCTGCAGGCGCCGTGACCGCCGCTACCCTATCAGGCGGCCGAGAAGGCGTCGTTGCTGCGCGGCCGTGACTCCTTCATCTGGAAATGCAGCTTCCAGGTGTAGAAGTCGCAGCCCCCGCCGCGCTACCAGCTGCAGAAGTCGAAGCCCCCGCCGCGCTACCGGGTACAAAAGTCGAAGTTCCCAGCGCGCTACCGGGTACAGAAGTCGAAGCCCTCGCCGCGCTACCAGGTGTAGAAGTCACAACCGCCGCTCCGCTTCCAGGTGCAGAAGTCGCAGCCGGTAAGCCAGACCATTTCagttaagtcaagagtgaatagggaTCTTCtcggcaagcgcgcttcatcttaggctgcatcatcactttgcCAGCGGGTCTGCTTgtctattttaaaaagtttatattttttagagttccgtaccctcaaaaggaaaaacggaacccttataggatcactttgttgtctgactgtctgtccgtccgtcaagaaaacctataggatacttcccgttaacctagaatcatgttcggcaggtaggtaggtcttatagtacaagtaatgTAAAGTaaccgaaaaccatgaatttgtggttacacaaaacaaaaaataaaataaaagatgttCTATCACTAAAGCGCCATCTATATTACTactatttactaaatcacatatagatggcactGTGGTCATTATTTGCAGTATTGCATATGAAAATGTtaaaacattttgcacgatggtacggaacccttcgtatgcgagtctaactcacacttgaccgggttttttcgAAATATTTTCACAGTTTACGTTCAAATTGCCGTTCCCGCTCGAGCTCCTTCAAGAAGTGCAGATACTGTGACAAGCAGTTTAAAGTACGACGCCCCTCAAGATCTCGGTCCACGTCCCGGTCCAAGTCCAGTACCAGGTCCAACCCCGGCCCCAGCTCCTAGCAACTGTAAGTAGCCAGCAACATTCGGATGTAGGTAcaagtaataatttaatcaCACTAGTCACACTAGCCGATTCATGCCGAAATTGACAAAAGGTACCATTTCTTTACTGGAATCTCCTCCTCCTTCAAAAAGTGCAGATACTGTGACAAGCAGTTTAAAGTACGACGCCCCTCAAGATCCCGGTCCACATCCAGGTCCAAGCCTAGTACCAGGTCCAGGTCCAACCCTGGCCCCATCTCCTAGCAACTGTAAGTAGCCAGCAACATTCGGATGTGGGTAcaagtaataatttaatcaCACTATTCACACTAGCCGATTCATGCCGAAATTGACAAAAGGTACCATTTCTTTACTGGAATCTCCTCCTCCTTCAAAGTGCAGATACTGTGACAAGCAGTTTAAAGTACGACGCCCCTCAAGATCCCGGTCCACATCCAGGTCCAAGCCTAGTACCAGGTCCAGGTCCAACCCTGGCCCCATCTCCTAGCAACTGTAAGTAGCCAGCAACATTCGGGAGTAGGGTAGACACAATAGTATGTgcaagtttgtgtgtgtatgtgttgcTCTTTCAAGCAAAAAGTAACGGATTCGGCTGTGGAATGAAGTTAGCTtacttaatattacttttagttttatcccggaaaatcaaagagttccctcgggattaaGAAAtttacatccacgcggacgaagtcgcgggtatcatctagtaggaTTACGGTATATAGTTTAGTACGGTTAGTAGGAATATAGGTAGGAATATAGTATAGGGTCACACCAGATTCGGAGTGAACCAAAgtaagggaactctcggtttgttCCTGAATCGGcgttatatcaaaaaaaatattaggctaaggtgacgtaaaatcaaagacaagtgtaaattaaaaattttcaacacccccgacaaatcattttcaaataaataattatgtatatctaggcaacgtccatcttgacagcttgacatttgtcaattgacacttgaatattatgaacctaacggttatctaaccttcttttctacaagaaaactagaaaatagctgataacttttaaacggctgaaccaatttttttggattatagctaagaacactctcgatcaagccacctttcaaacaaaaaaagtaaattaaaatcggttcattcgtttaggcgctacgatgccacagacagatacacagatacacagatacacagacacacagacacacagatacacacgtcaaacttataacacccctctttttgggtcgggggttaaaaaatagggctactttagggctaccggcgtcaaatgttctaacattacagttttattataatttgtatagatatagataagtataagtaggtattataacttataaagaatcgttattttattttcagatctTGTCTCGTTTTATGTCGCCATTGCAGCTGATCAGATATGTAAATGTTTTCAGAAATGTATTAAGAAATGGGTATAGTAAACGACAGGTCGAGACGAcgatcgaggtatgaggcgggggggacgCCGCGCACAcctgcgctatcccgcaccgggtttaCGCGGGGGCtctccccaccccgattgccatctcaaccagtCACCTACGATACTTATTCGAAATtctttgtaataataaaaataatctgttCAAAATTTATTGTGTGAATAAATCCTTTGATAAAAATGATCTTGTTTCTTTTTAGCGTACACGCGCGATTGGTCCAATTCTCATTAAGTCCAAGTCACTTTCATTCCTCACCTCCTCACCTTGATTCGCAAAAGGTCCAATTTGCGAATGGTCCAATTCACATAAGTCCGGT
The DNA window shown above is from Maniola jurtina chromosome 27, ilManJurt1.1, whole genome shotgun sequence and carries:
- the LOC123879261 gene encoding protamine-like isoform X6, which gives rise to MARCRSRCRCRRRRRRRRRCRNTRCRTRSGRFKRCRRRDRRYPIRRPRRRRCCAAVTPSSGNAASRCRSRSPRRATSCRSRSPRRATGYKSRSSQRATGYRSRSPRRATRCRSRSRLRSNCRSRSSSFKKCRYCDKQFKVRRPSRSRSTSRSKPSTRSRSNPGPIS
- the LOC123879261 gene encoding protamine-like isoform X7 is translated as MARCRSRCRCRRRRRRRRRCRNTRCRTRSGRFKRCRRRDRRYPIRRPRRRRCCAAVTPSSGNAASRCRSRSPRRATSCRSRSPRRATGYKSRSSQRATGYRSRSPRRATRCRSRSRLRSNCRSRSSSFKKCRYCDKQFKVRRPSRSRSTSRSKSSTRSNPGPSS
- the LOC123879261 gene encoding putative uncharacterized protein DDB_G0290521 isoform X1, with the translated sequence MQLPGVEVAAPAALPAAEVEAPAALPGTKVEVPSALPGTEVEALAALPGAEVAAVYVQIAVPARAPSRSADTVTSSLKYDAPQDLGPRPGPSPVPGPTPAPAPSNYTVTSSLKYDAPQDPGPHPGPSLVPGPGPTLAPSPSNYTVTSSLKYDAPQDPGPHPGPSLVPGPGPTLAPSPSNYLVSFYVAIAADQICKCFQKCIKKWV
- the LOC123879261 gene encoding tetra-peptide repeat homeobox protein 1-like isoform X5, producing the protein MQLPGVEVAAPAALPAAEVEAPAALPGTKVEVPSALPGTEVEALAALPGAEVAAVYVQIAVPARAPSRSADTVTSSLKYDAPQDLGPRPGPSPVPGPTPAPAPSNYTVTSSLKYDAPQDPGPHPGPSLVPGPGPTLAPSPSNYLVSFYVAIAADQICKCFQKCIKKWV
- the LOC123879261 gene encoding tetra-peptide repeat homeobox protein 1-like isoform X4 → MQLPGVEVAAPAALPAAEVEAPAALPGTKVEVPSALPGTEVEALAALPGAEVAAVYVQIAVPARAPSRSADTVTSSLKYDAPQDPGPHPGPSLVPGPGPTLAPSPSNYTVTSSLKYDAPQDPGPHPGPSLVPGPGPTLAPSPSNYLVSFYVAIAADQICKCFQKCIKKWV
- the LOC123879261 gene encoding putative uncharacterized protein DDB_G0290521 isoform X2, whose amino-acid sequence is MQLPGVEVAAPAALPAAEVEAPAALPGTKVEAAAPLPGAEVAAVYVQIAVPARAPSRSADTVTSSLKYDAPQDLGPRPGPSPVPGPTPAPAPSNYTVTSSLKYDAPQDPGPHPGPSLVPGPGPTLAPSPSNYTVTSSLKYDAPQDPGPHPGPSLVPGPGPTLAPSPSNYLVSFYVAIAADQICKCFQKCIKKWV
- the LOC123879261 gene encoding tetra-peptide repeat homeobox protein 1-like isoform X3, translating into MQLPGVEVAAPAALPAAEVEAPAALPGAEVAAVYVQIAVPARAPSRSADTVTSSLKYDAPQDLGPRPGPSPVPGPTPAPAPSNYTVTSSLKYDAPQDPGPHPGPSLVPGPGPTLAPSPSNYTVTSSLKYDAPQDPGPHPGPSLVPGPGPTLAPSPSNYLVSFYVAIAADQICKCFQKCIKKWV